The genomic DNA CGCCATCCGCTGCCGGTCGTCGTGCGTCCACGCGCCGGTGATGCCGTCCGGGCCCGCGTCGCCCGCGATCGTGCGCGGCACGTGGGTGTAGGCCCACGCCGACTCGGTGCCGGCGGGTGACCGGGACGGGTCGGCAGTGGTCATCTGGCCCATCACCAGGAACGGCCGGTCCGGGACGAGGCGCATGGCGATCTGGGCGGAGAAGCGGGTGAGTTCGTCGACGCCCTCGGCGAGGTGGACGGTCCCGGCGCGGGACGGCCCCTCCGCGGCCCAGGGGACGGGTCGTTCCAGGGCCCAGTCGACCTTCACCGTCGCGAAGTCCCACTGGAAGCGGCGCATGTCGTCGCGGAGCCGGGCGGGCAGGTGGTCCCAGGAGACGAGCCCGCCGTACAGGGCGGGCGCCGACACGTCGGCGAGGACGGCCCGGCCCGCCGCAACGGTCTCCCCGTCGGCGGTGCGGACGCCGCACGCCCGACCGTCGCGCACCGTCACCTCGGTGACGCGCCGTCCGCAGCGGACGGTGCCGCCCCGGTCGGCGAGGCGGCGGACCAGTGCGTCGGTGAGGGCTCCCGCGCCGCCGGCGGGGACGGGGAAGCCGAAGTCCTGGGCGAGCATGCACATCAGCCAGCCGAAGCCGCCGCCGAGGGCCGTCTCGGGCGAGAGGTCGGCGTGCAGGGCGTTCCCGGCGAGCAGCAGCCGCCCGCCCTCCCCGGAGAAGGTCTCCTCCCCCAGCCGCCGTGCGGGCAGCAGGCCCATGCGGACGAGGCGCAGCCCGTCGGCGACGCCCAGCCGGCCGGCGAGCCGCAGCCCCGGCCGCACCGGCGGGAACGGGGTGAACAGGGCGCGCAGCGCGTCGGGGCCGACCCGCTCCCAGAGGTCGTACAGGCGCTGCCAGGCGGCGCCGTCGCCGGGTGCGAAGGACTCCAGTCCGGCGGCGGTGCGCTCCGGGTCGCGCTCGAGGACGGCGCAGCGGCCGTCGAGCAGCGGGTGGGCGACGACGGCCGGGGCGTGGCTCCAGCGCAGGCCCCACTCGTGGAGGTGCAGGGCGCGGACGACCGGGGAGGCCGCGGTGAGCGGGTAGAAGGAGCTGAACAGGTCGCTGACGTGGCCGGGGTCGACGCCGCGGTCGCTGCGCACGGCACCGCCCGGCTCGTCCTGCGCCTCCAGGACCTCCACCGTCCAGCCGCGGTCGGCGAGCAGGTTGGCGGCGACCAGTCCGTTGGGCCCGGCCCCCACGACGACGGCGTCGAGCATGGCGGATTCCTCCCGCGTTCGGCGTCGGCGGATCAGGGGGCGGAGGTGGTGCGCACGCCCTCGACGACCTCCGCGAGACGGCGCAGCATGCGGCGGTGGCGGAGTTGGAGGGCGGCGTCGAAGAGCGTGTTGTGGAGCCGCGCGCCCGGACCCCGCAGGGGGTGCTCGTCGACGACGACGAGGGTGGCCGCGCCCCAGGGGATGACCTCGATGGCGATGCGGGCGGTCCCGGCGGGGCCGCTCTTGGCCTCCAGTTCGAGCCGGTTCGGCGGTTCCAGGCGGCGGACGACGGTGGAGCCCCTGAGCCGGACCGGGCCGACCGCGACGGTGTACTGGAGGGCGGCGCCGACCTCGGGCCACGTACCGTCCAGGGGGCGGGTGTCCTCGGTCCCGACGACCCATTCGGCGTACCTGTCGGGGTCGCTGAGGACTTCCCACACCGCTGACGGCGGGCTCTGTATGAGGTGGTGCCGTACGGCCATGCCGGCTCCTGCGCGGTCGGGTCACCCTCGGGGCGCGGGGTGACGGTCTGCGTCGACGGGACCCCTCACGGGTGACCCGGCGATCGGCTGTCAAACCGGGGGCGCCGGGTCGTTCCTCCCGGGGCCGCGGCCCGGGCGCCCCGGAAGGGGCGCCCAGCGGCCTGCCGGAGGAGGCCGCGGGCCACGTCACCCGCGGAAGAGGCGGGACCCGCGCCCTTGGCAGGGGGCGCGCTCGCGGCGTCCCGGAGAGGGGCGGGACGCCGGAGAGGCGCAACGCCGTGGGCGCTCCGCGGGCCCGCGGTCGTGGGACCCGGTCTGGGGGGCGTCCCGTGCATGACCTCTGATGGACCTGGTGGCCTGTTGGTTTCCGCGCCACCCGGTAAGGGCGGGGTCGTGCAGGCGGGCGGTGCCGAGCACGGTGTGGTGGACGCCGTCGCCTTTCGGGCGGAGACCGGCCCGGACACCCCGGACGGCGGGGCCGGTTGGCGCGGGGTCAGGTTCGTCCGCCGGCGGGCGGCGACCGGGAGCACGCGGTCCCGAAGCGGCGGGTTCCGGGGCCGGCCCCTGCGCACCGGGTCCGCGCCCCCGCGCCGCAGTACGGCGACCAGCTCGCCGAACCGGCGCGGGCTCGGCCCGGTGGACGGGGCCGCCCGGGAGGGCCCCGACGCCGCGGTCGCACCGGACGCGGAAGGACCGTCCCCAGCACCACCGGGTGGGGTTTCCTGCAAGGCCGGTCACACCGGACGCGGAAGGATCGTCCCGTCCATGACCAGCAGTTGCGGCACAACCCCCGGCGGGACTTCGCCGGCCCTCCCGGTGCGGCCCGTTCCCCGGCGCGTCGGGGAGGGACGCACCCGGGGCGAACCGCGTCCGGGCGGGATCGGCGTCGTACGTGGCTGAGGTGTCCGCCCCGGCGTCGCGCGAGGACCGGCGGGACGAGGTGACCGCTGCCTGCGGGGGCCGACGCCGGAGGGCCGCCGCGAGCCGATCCGGGCCGGGGCTTCGGGGCCGCCGGACGGCGGCGGACGGCCCCGGCCCGCCCGGCACGGGACGCCCTCGTCCCGTGCCGGGCGGTGCCCTCGTCCGGCGGGGCTTCGTGAGCCGCCTTCCACCTGTTCCGGCAGGGGGTCCCCCGGGTCGACCGGGGGAGGGGGTGGAGCTGCCGGTGGGCGGGGTGTCAGCCGGGAGCGGCCTGCCCGCCCGGAACTCCGGCTGCCTGTCCCCCCGTCAGGGCCCGGACCGTCCGGTTCGCCCCTGTGGTTCCCGGCCGGGGGACCGGCCGCCCGGCGCCGTGAGCGCGGAACACGGCGGCGGCTCGGACCGGTCCGGTGCCGGTCCCGGCCCGTCCGTGCCGTGGACGGGCCGGAACCCACCCGTGGGCGGGTCCTGCGCCGGCCTCCCCACCGGGCGGCGACCGAAGCGGGCGAGCACCGGTGGACGCTTCCGGCCGCGCTCGTCCCCGGCCTCGCAGGGACCGCACGAGACGCCTCCCGCGCAGCCTCCGTGGTCCCGGAGGGCACGGCGCCGCCGATCGAC from Streptomyces sp. MRC013 includes the following:
- a CDS encoding NAD(P)/FAD-dependent oxidoreductase, with translation MLDAVVVGAGPNGLVAANLLADRGWTVEVLEAQDEPGGAVRSDRGVDPGHVSDLFSSFYPLTAASPVVRALHLHEWGLRWSHAPAVVAHPLLDGRCAVLERDPERTAAGLESFAPGDGAAWQRLYDLWERVGPDALRALFTPFPPVRPGLRLAGRLGVADGLRLVRMGLLPARRLGEETFSGEGGRLLLAGNALHADLSPETALGGGFGWLMCMLAQDFGFPVPAGGAGALTDALVRRLADRGGTVRCGRRVTEVTVRDGRACGVRTADGETVAAGRAVLADVSAPALYGGLVSWDHLPARLRDDMRRFQWDFATVKVDWALERPVPWAAEGPSRAGTVHLAEGVDELTRFSAQIAMRLVPDRPFLVMGQMTTADPSRSPAGTESAWAYTHVPRTIAGDAGPDGITGAWTHDDRQRMADRVEAVVERHAPGFRAAVRARRVLVPPVLEAMDANLDGGAVNGGTSALHQQLVFRPAPGTGRPETPVRGLYLASASAHPGGGVHGAPGANAARAALRTGGASTSALLTAGQRLLARRR
- a CDS encoding SRPBCC family protein, whose amino-acid sequence is MAVRHHLIQSPPSAVWEVLSDPDRYAEWVVGTEDTRPLDGTWPEVGAALQYTVAVGPVRLRGSTVVRRLEPPNRLELEAKSGPAGTARIAIEVIPWGAATLVVVDEHPLRGPGARLHNTLFDAALQLRHRRMLRRLAEVVEGVRTTSAP